The genomic interval CCCATCTGTGTCAGTGCGGCGCAAGCCAATTCGTGATGTGCCGGGCGACGTCGGCCGCGCCGTCGGTGAGCAGGGTGAAATGGTCGTAGCCGACCTCGCGCACGGTGTGCTCGGGCTGCCACCCGGTGGCGAGCGGGAACTCCGGGAGGTCGCCGCCGGGCGGGCGGTAGTTCCGCGTGCAGCGGACGAACAGCACCGGCAGCGGCAGCGGGTCCAGTGGCAGCGCGCGCAGGTGGCGGCCCCACATCGCCATGGCGGTGAGTCGCACCGCGAGACCGCCGTCGCCCGTGCCGTCCTCGCCGTCGAGCATGCCCGCGAACAACGGTTCCATCGGCGCGCCCCAGCCCGCCGCGTCCGGCCGGAAGCTGTCGAGCATGACGAGGCCGCGCAGCTCGGCCGATCCCCGGGCGGCGAGTCGCCCGGCGGCGGCGTGCGCGAGGGCGCCGCCAGAGGAGTAGCCGACGAGCACGATCGGCCGCCCACCCGCCGCCTGTTCCACCGCGTCGCACAGCCAGGAGACGGCGGCCGCGGGTGTGGCGGGCAGGGATTCGCCCGCGCCGAACCCGGCCAGCGGCACTCCGCTCACGGGGATCCGGCCCTCGAATCGCTTCGCGATACGCACGTATTGGTGGATACCGCCGGTGATGATCGGCGCGCTGACGCACACCAGCAGTGGCTCGGCCGGGCCTCGGGACAGCGCGAGCGATGCGGGCGGCGGACCCGCGGTGTCGAACGTCGGGCGCAGGTCGGCCGCCGCACTGATCAATGCCAGTCCCCGGTCCACGGCGCGAGCTCGGACAGCGGCCCGGAAGAGTTCGGCGACACCGAGATCCGTTGACGCTGGATCACCGGCCTCGGTGTCCGCCGCATCCGGTCGCGCCGAACGCGACGCGACCAGGCGCGCGAGCCCGGTGACCGAGCCGGAATCCAGGATTTCCCTGGGGGACAGTCGTATTCCGGTCGCCCGGCGCAGGCCCGCCTGGATATCCATGACGCTCAGCGATTCCACCCCGAGTTCGAGGAAGGGGCGGTCCGGTTCGACCGCGCCGGGGTCCCGGTGCCCGAGCGCGGCGGCGACCACGGCCCGGACGTCACCGGCGATGTCCCGCTGCCCGTCGGGCCGGGTGTGGGCGGCGTCTCGCGTCGGTTCCGATCTCGCGCGCGCGGCGTCGGCTACCAGCTGCCGCAGCAGTGCGGGGCGGTAGTCGGTGCGGTCGGCCAGGATCGCGGCGTCGATTCGCACCGCGTGCAGTGCCGGTTCCCCGCACCGGACGGCACGATCGAACAGGTTCAGTGCCTCGTCCCTGCCGAGCCGCGAAACACCTTGCCGCCGCAGGCGTTCGAGCTGGAGTTCGGTGGTCAGGGCGCCGGCGCCCAGTTCGGCCCACGGACCCCACGCCAGCGCCGTGGCGGGCAGGCCCTGCCCGTTGCGGTGGGATGCCAGCGCGGCGAGGAAGGCGGTGCCCGCCGCGTCGCACGCCTGTGCGGCCGGTAGCACCGAGCCGGTCGCCGCCGACAGCAGCAGCAGGAACGACAGGTCCCGGTCCGCGGTGAGTTCGTGCAGGTGCCAGGCCCCGGCCGCGCGGTCGCGCAATGCGGCCTCGAGCTGAGCGGCGGTCAGGGTGCGGACCAGCCCCAGCGGCGGTGCGGGCGCCGTGTAGACGATGCCGAGCGGTGTGTCGGCGTCGGCGAGCCCAGCGAGCAAGTCCCGCAGCGCATGTCGGTCCGCGGGGTCGCACACCGCGATGCGAGCCGCGGCGCCCGCGTCCGCGAGCGTGCCCAGCAGCGGCCGGGCGACTCCCTCGGGAACCGGCTCGCGGGTGGTGAGGACGAGCCGCCGCGCGCCGTGCGCCGCGACCAGGTGCTGCGCGATCTGGGCGCCGTATCCGGTGGTCCCGCCGATCACGAGCACGGTGCCGGTGGCGTCGAGGACGGATCCGGAGTCACCGCGCGGGAGTCGGGTCAAGCGCGGGGCGAGGAGTTGCCCGTCGCGGATGGCGAGTTCGGGCTCGTCCAGGGTGGCGAGGACGGCGGGATCGGCGGAGTCGTCGGTGTCGGCGAGCAGGATGCGGCCGGGATGTTCCGCCTGGGCGGCGCGGACGAGGCCCCACACGGGCGCGGCCGCGAGGTCGGTCACGTCCTTTCCGGCCACGTCGGCCGCGCCGCGCGTCAGGACCAGCAGGCGGGAGTGCGCGTATCGGTCATCGGTGAGCCAGGCCCGCAGTGCGGTCAGCACCCGGCCGGTGGTCTCGCGCATGCCCGCCGGACCGTCGTCCGCCGTGCCGCCCACCCGCAGGACGACCGGATCGGACACCGGGCCGCCGGGCCGCAGCCGGTCCCATTCGGTATGAGTTCCGGTGTGTTCGCCCGCCTCCTCGGCTTCGTCCGCGTCGCCGAGTCGCTGTGACTCCACGGGCAGCCAGCGCACGTGATACAGCGCTTCCTCGTGTGTGCCGGTGGTTTCCGGTGCGGTGCGAGTTCGCGGCTCGACCACTGCGGCGGGCTGCGGGGCGGGCGATGCCGGGACGTCCGGGGCCGCGCTGCGCCGGGCGGCGATCCAGTAGTGCTCGTGTTGGAATGCGTAGGTGGGCAAGGCGACTCGTCGTGCGCCCGTGTCGCGGAACAGCGCCTGCCACTCGACGTGGCGGCCGTGGACGAAGCTCCCCGCTACGCCGTCGAGTAACGCTTCCTGCTCGCCGCGATCCTTGCGCATGGTCGAGACGACCACCGCGTCGGTGGCGATCTCACCGATGGCGGCCGTCAGCCCGCTCCCGGGGCCGACCTCGACGAACTGCGAGATGCCGTGCTCGCGCAGGGCGGCGATGCCGTCGGCGAAGCGGACCGGCTGCCGGGCGTGCCGCACCCAGTAGTCCGCCGAGCCGTAGTCCGCGGCCGCGAACTCGCCGGTGAGGTTCGAGACGACCGGGATGTCCGGCGTGGCGGTCGCGATGCCGCGGAGGTCAGCGGCGAGATCGGCGAGCACGGGATCGATGAGCGGGGAGTGGAAGGCGTGGGACACGGTGAGCCGCTTGGTCCGGCGGCCCCGCGCGGCGAAGTCCGCCGCGACCTGTTCGACCGCCTCCGCGCGGCCCGAGATCACGACCGACCGCGGGCCGTTCACCGCGGCGATCTCCACTCCGGGGCACAACCGCGCCCGCACGTCGTCCGCGTCCGCCCGCACCGCGATCATCGCCCCGTCATCGGGCAGCGACCGCATCAGCGCGGCCCGCGCCGACACCACCCGCACGGCGTCCGCGAGCGACAGCACACCCGCGACGTGCGCCGCGGCGATCTCACCGACCGAATGCCCGGCCACGGCGTCGGGGACCATGCCCCACGACTCGAGCAGCCGGAACAATGCCACTTCGACCGCGAACAGGCCGACCTGAGCATTCTCCGTCCGCGCCAGCGCCGCGGATTCGTTGCCCCACACCGTCTCTCGCAGCCCGACCCCGAACTGCTCGGCGATCGCGTCCCACGCGGCGGCGAAGACCGGATACCGCTCGTACAGTTCGCGGCCCATTCCCGGCCACTGCGCCCCTTGGCCGGGGAACAGGAACGCGGTGCGCACCGAGGATGCCGCCGGTGTCTCCGTCCCGGCCGTCCGCAATCCGGTCAGCAGCGACTCGCGGTCGGTTCCGCACACCACCGTCCGATACTCGAATACGGTCCGCCGGGCCAGGGACACGCCCACGTCGGCCACCTCCAGCTCCGGACGCTCGGTGACGAACTCACGCAGTCGTTCGCACTGGGCCGACAGGGCCGCCCGCGAGCGCGCCGAGACGACCCACGGAATCACCTGCGGCACAGGTTGTTCCGCGGGCGCGCCGCTCTGCGTGTCGACGATTCGGCGGCGGGGCGGGACGAAACGCGGCTGGTCGGGCGGCGTGGGTGGCTGTTCGAGGATGACGTGGGCGTTGGTGCCGGAGATCCCGAACGACGACACCGCCGCCCGGCGCGGACGCCCCAGATCCGGCCACGGCCGCTGCTCGGTCAGCAACCGCACATGCCCCGACGACCAATCCACATGCGGCGTCGGCGCATCCACATGCAACGTCTTCGGCAACACCCCGTGCCGCATCGCATGAATCATCTTGATCACACCCGCCATACCCGCGGCCGCCTGCGTATGCCCGATATTGGATTTCACCGATCCCAGCCACAGCGGTTCGCCGTCGCGGTCGCGCTGACCGTAGGTCGCCAGCACCGCCTGCGCCTCGATGGGGTCGCCGAGTTTCGTGCCGGTACCGTGCGCCTCCAGGACGTCGATATCGCTCACCGACAAACCCGCGTTCGCCAATGCCGCACGGATGACCCGTTGCTGCGCCGGACCGTTCGGAGCCGTCAAACCATTCGACGCCCCGTCCTGATTCACCGCCGAACCCTTCACCACCGCGAAAATCTCGCGATCGTTGCGCAGCGCGTCCGACAATTTCTCCACCACCAGCACACCCACGCCCTCACCCCAGCCCACGCCGTCGGCCGCGGCGGCGAACGATTTGCAGCGTCCGTCCGGAGCCAACCCCCGCTGCCGCGAAAACTCCACGAACACCTCCGGCGTCGCCAACACCGTCACCCCCACCACCAACGCCAACCCACACTCCCCCGCCCGCAACGACAACCCCGCCGCATGCAACGCCACCAACGACGACGAACACGCCGTATCCACCGACACCGCCGGACCCCGCAACCCCAACACATACGCCAACCGACCCGACACCAACGACCCCGC from Nocardia wallacei carries:
- a CDS encoding type I polyketide synthase; its protein translation is MANSDRRLVEALRKSLLEVEQLRAANQELRDAWCEPLAVVGVGCRFPGGVVSGEGLWGVVSGGCDVVGGFPVDRGWGEVFDPVPGVVGRSYVGCGGFVAGVGGFDAGFFGVSPREAVGLDPQQRLVLEVGWEALEVGGFDPWGLRGGGVGVFAGVMYHDYGLVGQAGSLVSGRLAYVLGLRGPAVSVDTACSSSLVALHAAGLSLRAGECGLALVVGVTVLATPEVFVEFSRQRGLAPDGRCKSFAAAADGVGWGEGVGVLVVEKLSDALRNDREIFAVVKGSAVNQDGASNGLTAPNGPAQQRVIRAALANAGLSVSDIDVLEAHGTGTKLGDPIEAQAVLATYGQRDRDGEPLWLGSVKSNIGHTQAAAGMAGVIKMIHAMRHGVLPKTLHVDAPTPHVDWSSGHVRLLTEQRPWPDLGRPRRAAVSSFGISGTNAHVILEQPPTPPDQPRFVPPRRRIVDTQSGAPAEQPVPQVIPWVVSARSRAALSAQCERLREFVTERPELEVADVGVSLARRTVFEYRTVVCGTDRESLLTGLRTAGTETPAASSVRTAFLFPGQGAQWPGMGRELYERYPVFAAAWDAIAEQFGVGLRETVWGNESAALARTENAQVGLFAVEVALFRLLESWGMVPDAVAGHSVGEIAAAHVAGVLSLADAVRVVSARAALMRSLPDDGAMIAVRADADDVRARLCPGVEIAAVNGPRSVVISGRAEAVEQVAADFAARGRRTKRLTVSHAFHSPLIDPVLADLAADLRGIATATPDIPVVSNLTGEFAAADYGSADYWVRHARQPVRFADGIAALREHGISQFVEVGPGSGLTAAIGEIATDAVVVSTMRKDRGEQEALLDGVAGSFVHGRHVEWQALFRDTGARRVALPTYAFQHEHYWIAARRSAAPDVPASPAPQPAAVVEPRTRTAPETTGTHEEALYHVRWLPVESQRLGDADEAEEAGEHTGTHTEWDRLRPGGPVSDPVVLRVGGTADDGPAGMRETTGRVLTALRAWLTDDRYAHSRLLVLTRGAADVAGKDVTDLAAAPVWGLVRAAQAEHPGRILLADTDDSADPAVLATLDEPELAIRDGQLLAPRLTRLPRGDSGSVLDATGTVLVIGGTTGYGAQIAQHLVAAHGARRLVLTTREPVPEGVARPLLGTLADAGAAARIAVCDPADRHALRDLLAGLADADTPLGIVYTAPAPPLGLVRTLTAAQLEAALRDRAAGAWHLHELTADRDLSFLLLLSAATGSVLPAAQACDAAGTAFLAALASHRNGQGLPATALAWGPWAELGAGALTTELQLERLRRQGVSRLGRDEALNLFDRAVRCGEPALHAVRIDAAILADRTDYRPALLRQLVADAARARSEPTRDAAHTRPDGQRDIAGDVRAVVAAALGHRDPGAVEPDRPFLELGVESLSVMDIQAGLRRATGIRLSPREILDSGSVTGLARLVASRSARPDAADTEAGDPASTDLGVAELFRAAVRARAVDRGLALISAAADLRPTFDTAGPPPASLALSRGPAEPLLVCVSAPIITGGIHQYVRIAKRFEGRIPVSGVPLAGFGAGESLPATPAAAVSWLCDAVEQAAGGRPIVLVGYSSGGALAHAAAGRLAARGSAELRGLVMLDSFRPDAAGWGAPMEPLFAGMLDGEDGTGDGGLAVRLTAMAMWGRHLRALPLDPLPLPVLFVRCTRNYRPPGGDLPEFPLATGWQPEHTVREVGYDHFTLLTDGAADVARHITNWLAPH